The Vigna unguiculata cultivar IT97K-499-35 chromosome 11, ASM411807v1, whole genome shotgun sequence genomic sequence tgaattatatattattaaatctcttttaattaatatatacagaACAGAAAATCAATCCTAAACcagaagataaagataaatttagaaTGTTGAACTTTATCCTAAGTGCAATGCAAGTTGAAATTACacattatgaatttgaaagcgatAGTAACAGTACAACTATTTAAAGGAGATTGGAAcgtacaaattttattataatatctaATCACacattaacatataatttttagaatgactacttaaatattttttagttagttTACAATATAAATTCGTTCTAATTGCAACAAACTCTTGTAAGAGAAAAAACCAATAGGAAGCCCCAAAACGAAGTTCGAACATCATTTCATCCAAAATTTTCGAACATCATTTCATCTGTCTTCTGTTCTTGTGGGCAAATCATCCAAAGTTTTAACGTTCAAAGATCTTCTTTTGCCAATCCAACTTCTAAAATCTCCACTTTACATAATGCTTTCAAATTTAATGTTCATTGCTTCTTCTGTGTGTTCACCGTCACCTTCCACCCTCTTTGGTTCCCAAAAGATTTGTTCTTCCTTCGAACCATCTCAAAACAAAGCCACACATTTCTCCACAGAAAGCCTTTTTTTCCTGCACCACTGGAATTTGGGTTGTAAATGGGCCCTCTCTTCAGTTTGCTTCTCCTACGCCGGAGATTTGTTCTTCCTTCAAAACCATCTCAAAACAAAGCCACACAGTTCTTCACAGAAAGCCTTTTTTCCTGCACCACTGGAATTTGGGTTGTAAATGGGCCCTCTCTTCGGTTTGCTTCTCCAACGCCGGAGAAAAGGCACTCTGCTTTCTcgcctttgtttttctttctatttttgtttcctaTGCAATTACTTTTCCGGAATGATGCTCTATGGTTTCTGTGCTTGAAGAGTAAAAGTGTTTGACTTTCTATGCTACTTGTGACAAGCTAAGAAAATGAAGAAGTAAAAACATATTCTTTTAATGTGGGTATCTGGTGATTGGTTTTTCAGTGTATTCAATACCAAATTGAAATCTACTATGATGATATGATTCCCTTTGCATGAGTGAATGTGAGTGCATTTCAGTGACACCTATGAGTTATCGGTCtttatgttatttgtttttgtttacaataatatatgaaataatttagtttaacaCCTTGCTTATGAAGATTTTTATTCAGTCGATCAAATATGGatctctcaaatatattttttaagtaattattaCTTTTGTCCGTAATCTTTCCATGCGTGAAAATATACTATTGATTGATGATGTAAACaacttttatattatcaatACATTCTAGTCAAATTCTTTATAAAAGATTGTAATAATTACTTgtattgttcattttatttgtcTCTTTTTCAGGAATCGGGAGTGGAATGGCGTATTCTGAGGCGATGGGAGGTGCCTTGGGACTGGCAAACGGTTTCGTTAACCTCTCTTGCTTGTGTAATTGGGTGTGTTTCGAATAGCTGTTATGATTTCATATCAAACTTGAAATAATGAAAATCTACGGAGAAGATGGCATCTAGGGCCTTCTTACCCATAcaagttataatttatttttgttactgTTTGTGGTGTATTTTGGGCCATTAATTTACTCCCAGGCAGTTTTTTGTCGACAGGTGTGATGGATGCAATTCATAGGTTCAAACCTGATGTGCTAAGTTTAAATGTTGAGGCAGTGATGCTTTTGTTAGATATAGGGTATGCTATTCCTTTCGACTCTCGTACCTTTGTAATCCTTGAAGTTGGTTGGTAATTTTGAAACTACTTCCACTTTTTTGCTTCTGACTTATTTTGGACGAGTCATTGACTTGCTGAGAAGATGTGAAGCTACATTTTACTTAGCAAGATCACATGATGTTCTTGGAAGTGAGTGATATGCATTAGGTCTTTAGGCTTTCATCGTTTGATTACTTCTTGCTCAATGTTGGAGATCCCAAAATAAGACTAATTTAGAGTATGTAAGAGTGTGTAAATCTCatcttaaaattcaattttgtgAGGTTTAATTAGGTTTAAAGTCCATTTCTTAAGACTCAAAACTTGTATCTTAGTGAAATGTTTGAAGGCTGGCTTACTTTGTACATTTCCTTTTATTGAATTTAAGGGGGGATTTAAAAAGGGAGGAGAGAGGGTTCTGTATATATAATCTACATATATAGATTCTTGATAGACTTAGGGAACTTTTGGTAGGAGGGAAGTTTCTTCATaccttaaaatgaattaatgaGTAATATGGTAaatttttcagtaaatttttcagtaaatttttcagtaaattttttattttaaattgggAAAGTTAGACTCCCACCTCCTCCATGACAAGTTTTTTGTGAAAAGCTTGGCTAAAAGGTAAACCAAGCGTGAGAAACATATTTCCTTGAggatgttatattttaaaaggtaaacCAAGCGTGAGAAACATACTTTCCCAACCTCAGTTTTCCAGGAAACTAAAAATTTCTATTTCCTAGGCTAATATTGTTGGAAAACCACCTTAATTACGGTCATCCGTGCCCTGCCTTGGTTGTGACTTATTTGGGGTCTGCCTTAATTTTTTTCAAGGGTGGTGTTTTAGTCTCCGTTGACACAGTATGATTATAGAGCTTATACAACTTGGACAACCCTCACCTTGCAAATGGATTTCATGGGGGTTGAATTAGGTTCTAATATATCAAAACCTATTCTATATACATTATTGGGTCACTTGCATTTGCGACACTTTAGCAACCTTGTGTGTGTGGGGGAGTGTTGGGAGGCCACCTTAATTGCGCTGATCCGTGGCCTGACTTAGTTGTGCCTCGTTGAGGTTGCCATAGTTGCCACTAAATAGTGGTTTACTTTCATATAAAGCTGGGACAATTCTTACCTTGTAAGCCGATTTAATAGATTGACTCTGGTCTTGAGTCCAAATTCTAGGAAAGATTAATAGTGCAACTCTGTAGACAATAGTACTCATGAATACTAAATGCATTTTATCATGTGATATGTAAACATACTGTTTCTTCAAAGCATTAActgttattatcattatttccAACAGCTTTAAACTTTTGTATGCCATCTACTTAATCaatctataaataataaaagtatgaaACTCCTTTGGCCTTTCTACCGTCAGACGTAATAATTATTCCAATTTTCTTTCTGGTGTTAAAGAAGAAGTATGCGAAGTTTTGGATTACTTTCTTAGTTTCTTCTATTATTTGTCTTGGCAGCATAACAACTGCCGTTATACTTGGAATCATATATAGTGTTGCCGACACTTTCCAGCCACTTCCTGAAGACTTCTTCAAATACGGTATTATCATTTAAGAGCCTTTCAATTATGTTTAGGATATGGACAAAAAGGTTTCCAGTGTGAGCAGTATTTGTGTAAGGCTGAGTATAGTGCATCAAGAgctcaaaataatattaagataaCTTCAACATAGATTTCAATACAAggttgattattattttaatacatcTAGAGCTCTTTATTGGCTGCACTTATAGACACTGAGCTCATGCAAAAGTTATTCCTTGATGTTTATATTAATGACTGGCATCAAATCTTAAGACTAGAAAAAGTATTACCGATTTAACGAGGTTCACTACAACCAATACAAACCAGTTTGTGCCTTTATGAACGTGCTGTATCTCTGTATGTTGGTTCATGTTggtttaaatcttattttaatccAATGTTTAGTTTGCAATTGGCTTCTATTTGGAAGAATTAGAACTTGTTACGCACTGATGCTTTTCCATTCAATGGTAAAAACATTGTTACAGATTTGAGGGAACCTTTCAATCTTCAAAAGGGTTGGCTTTTGTGGGCTGGGGTTGGACTTGTTAGTGCCTTTATTGCCAATGTATTGACTCGAGTTGCTGTGTCAATCTTCAGTGGAGGTCCCCCAAAAGGACAGGTTTATGCtctaattttcaaattttattggcAGTTGCAGATGTAATTAGTAGTTTCTTTCTATATGTTAATCTATATTCTTTGTAGCATGGGAGGAGGCACTTTAGGGTCATTGATTTTCCAGTAGCATCACTATTGAACCACTGATCTTAGAATTCCAACACAGCAGTTTATAGTATGTTACCGACTTAAAGTCATAACTAACTAGGATCAGATTAGCTATATCTTCCTCTTTTACCTTAGCAGAATTAATCTGTCTTGATAGGTGTATTACTTTATGCTGTTAAAGTTTGCCTTTTATAACAGCgtttaatctttttttcttctggAATTCAAACCATGTGGGTATCTCTTATATGCTTCTATAAATTGCTTTTCAGACTGATGCTCTTGTTATCTTGGCTCCATTAGTTGGATCTTCAAATCTAGGGTAATTTAAGATATTCCGTTCCCTTATTTAAAATTGCAGTTGTTGCTTCAGTTATGCTTTGATAACTTGCAGTAAAGTGAGGCTTATGCAGCCAAATTGTAGTTGCAGAGCTATCTAAAACCACAACATTGTGGTGACAATTGTGGTTGTGGACTGGAATTCTATCAATGAAAGGAATTTTTCAAAGGTTTCCATCTAGGTTCGGTATCCCAGATTCTCAAGAAAGTGATTGATTGTGTTTCTTTTCATTGTAGTACTGCCTGCCGCTTGGTTGTGTCATGTGTTCTTATTCCACTCCTTGAGGAGACTGTGTTTAGAGGATTTCTTATGACTTCTCTGACTAAGTGGTACGGTTGCCttcatatattttcctttccatTTGAGACCTGTTGTTTTTTGTCGATTAagttttttttccctttttgaTTTTACCGTTCTTTCATTTCCATATACCATAATAAGTCATCTTAAAGAAACTATAGCTTGCCTTGAAAGTGGTACTTTTCCCTTTTTGAATTAGATATACAATGGAAAGATAATTGAACAGATAAGGCTTTAACAAGTGCAGCTTCACCTACTCTGTACTTCGCTTATccttataaaaaagaaaagttgattAGAATGTATAGTGAAGTTTGCATTGTGCTAGCTAGTAGCTATTTTCCCTTCCAGTTCAATTTCTGACCATATTTATGCATTTGGACTCTTAATTTAGGTGGTAGCTCTTTAATCAACTTTGAGAACTAATATATGGAATTTTACCTTTaagagattatatatatatagtagtgTGTTGGTCCGAGTTATTTGGACTAGCAATGTTTGGCAAAATCAAAGCTTGAACTTTCTGTAATGCTTTCtttgtgaaaaattatttatataagtgAATATACTTGTATGCAAAATAGTACATTTATCTTAATGAGATGCATCATGGATGCCTCAACTAAATTGTTGAAGCATGTTCTGTGAATTGATTGTTACTGGTGCAATTTTTCTGATTCACCAGGGTTCCTACACCAGTTGCTGTTGTCATTATCTCCAGTTTGTTTGCCCTTGCACATCTCCGTCCTGCACAATTTCCACATATCTTTGTTATAGGTATGGTGTAAATACATGACAACTTCATCTTCAGAAATGGAAACAAGGAAATTTTCTATTGTAATGTTTAGATGGACAttgaatgcaaaataatttaatttgaacaaggtggaaaagtgaaaaaaaagggTATTTTTATTTCAGAATTTGTTTATTCTCAGTTTCCGTTttcacaaattatttaaaaaatgtcatatttttctatttacGTTTCTGTTGTTTTCGTTATTTCcaactcaaatatttgattgaaTGCATTTATGTACTTATATTtagagaaagaaatgaaaatagaaaagtgTACTTTGTCTTGAAAGATGGTATTGTTCTTCCACATCCTGTGTAGAAAATAACAGAAATTGTTACATACATAGGGTCTGTTTTGGGGTTTTCATATGCTCAAACTCGCAACCTTCTCACTCCAATCACTATCCATGCCTTTTGGAATTTACTAGTGAtatatgttacttttttttccAGGTATTCATCATAACTCTACATTTGTAAATTCTGTTAGTTTTTATCATCAACTTTAATTCAAGAATAAGAATGCTTCTTCTGCTGATATCAGAAAATTGTTGCAGGAAACTTGATGGAAACATTCTCTCGCTTACATGGATGTAGAGCATCATGTACAGTATACAATACATACCCATTTCTTTGCTTATCTTCTCCCTTTCCCTGTTGTAAAACATAATCGGATTGTTGCTTCaaacaatgaagaaaaaattatttgatcaATATATGCTATGAACTTTGAAATTGTCAGCAGGCCAGGTTGTATTAATCTCAATAACTCTCAAACATAAATGTCATAGATGCATTTTTTATACATCTGTTTTGGTATTTGGCTTCTCTTTATCTTTCACTGAACCAACTTAGTTAAAGTTTAAACATGgcttataaaatacaaaataaatattctatCAACTATTGTTTTCATCATAAATATTCCATGTGTTATtgaagtatataaataaattttatatcaaatttgaGAAAGAGACAAATCCTAATTTCACATCTAAttataaagactaaaaatatactaaaaaaatattagaattcgCTCCTTTATTATACTCTGTCATCGTTACCATTATCAGGTGTAAAGAAGTTGTTACACCTATGTTCTCgattgtaaatgaataatagacaacttattttgaaaaaaagagagCTCGGATTGCTCCTTTTGGAAACTCATTCTAAAAggtattatatatttgatgtgtTTTCAAAAGCTTATTTTAGAAATCATGTTATGAAAAATCTTATTCTAAAAATTCTATTCCTGAAAGTTTATTCTATAAGATCTCTTAAAAGAGAAATACagatgtataattatttttttgtttccaatTTGACCGGAAAGTTTCAAGTTAATCTTTACTTAGCTTTTTGGTTcaattgagttttaattttagtttttttttcaatctagttttaattttaatttttttttcaattgaatcttaattttttaaatattgatttaattagtttttttttttctaaaaaatattataaacggCATTAGAGTCACTTAACAGTTAATGttgcatgtttaatttttaattttgtatttaatcttttaatttttaatttttcttttgaaactcTTTTATTGTCCACCTGACAGATCTTGTGGTGTGACACTTGACGTTATCTTTGTCACTTGTTACAAATTGTGCCAAATGTTGTTGTCTTATTCTCAATTAgtttgtatatgtttttttttcaacaatcttaaattttttttaaaataaatcaatgttATCCCTTCccaaatatttgtattaatgttatattaatatttttattaaaattgactttttaaTATACTACAttattgtgtatttttattttttaattatgtaataaaaattgattttttaaattattttcattttaaattttaatatttttaagtttgacaaatattattctatattatatttttgtttaaatccTAACATTATTTTGTTAGTTAtcgtatatataatattatatttattaaataaatttaagtttattttaaaaaaaagtaaacattcaaaactaatatattataaaaatatttttttatatgattaaaactaattaatttaaatggaatccaataatttaaatgatttaaaaataattcaaaaatatttaataaaagaactcaattttaaaccaaatattaatataatatttatacaaataacaaatttagtGTGAGAGataatattcatttaaaaaaatgggactaaattgaaacaatgatATGTATGTGTGAGACTAAATTCAGTACAAGAAAATGATATCTAATATTGATTGTGACATGTTGTACTATGTGTTAAGTAGTGTTACGTGTCACATCCACTACTTGACATGTAGACgacaaaaaattatgaattgaCGCATGACATTAagtcaatttttcaaaaattgagactcaattattacaataaagcaaaattaagactcaattaaaaaaaaattaaggagaAACTAACTTTTGAACCAAATTGGAGAGTAAATAAGCAATCAAGCTAAATCTAAAAGTAACTTTTACTACTTATACAACTTTTAGTGTTACTCTTCTCTTTACTTGTCATAAAGCTTGATCCTTATGTCAAAACTCAAAAGGTGGTGCAGGAAATGTCAAAAGTATCTTTtatgcattattttataaaaaaaaaaatacgttATAAATTGTAgaattcaaaagatattttattttagacgGTATGTTTtggaatatatattttatattttgaattttataatctgaaatgttttttatattttatattttggactgcatattttgaaatacaaattttatattttaaaataaaatttgtaatataaatttatatttcaaaattaagaatCTAAAACACAACTAAGAAAACCTCTTATGATTAAACAATCCAGTACTGAAAATAAATCCTAAACTAAAAGATAACTTTGGAATGTTCAACTTTATACCAAGTGCAAGTTGAAATTACACATTATGAATTTCATTTTGTAGCTTGTGCAAGAGTGCCATCATCATAGtacaactaattttattttgaaagatgattGGAAAGtacacattttatattaatatataatcacCCATTAACctataatttttagaataacTACTTAAACATTTTTAGTTAGTTTACACTAaaaattctttctttttgtaaCTATGTtatttgcaaaagaaaaaacaatagtaaaCCAATACTAAGTTCAAAAACATCATTTCATCCAAAATGTTTGTAGCAGTTGAAGTAATGAAACTGGAAGTGTAGTGAGGACCCTTATCCACTCTTCTGTCTTCTGTTCTGCTTGTGGGCAAAATCATCCAAAGCTTTAACATTCAAAGATCTTCTTTTGTGAATCCAACTTCCAAAATCTCCACTTTACATAATGCTTTCAAATTCAATGTTCATTGCTTCTTCTGTGTTTTCACCATCACCTTCCACCCTCTTTGGCTCCCACAAGATTTGTTCTTCCTTCAAAACCATCTCAAAACAAAGCCACGCTTTTCTCCACAGAAATCCCTTTTTCCTGCCCCAGTTGAATTTGGGTTCTAAAAGGGCCCTCTCTTCAGTTTGCTTCTCCAACGCTGGAGACAAGGCACTCTACTCTCTcacctttgtttttttatatttttgtttcctatGCAATTACTTTCTCGGAATTTCAGTTTATAGATTATCATGGGAATTGTTGTTTGATGTGCTATGATTTCCATGCTTGATGATGAATAAAAAGTGTTTGATTTTCTATGCTACTTGTGACAAGctgagaaaatgaagaagaaaaaaacatatttttttaatgtgggTATCTGGTGATTGGTTTTTCAGTTTATTCATTACCAAATTTAAATCTACTATGATGATATGATTCCCTTTGCATGAGTGAATGTGAGTGCCTTGCAGTGACACCTATGAGATATATAGATAGGTCtttatgttatttgtttttgtttacaATATTTGAAAGAATTTAGTTTCACACATTGCTTATGAAGATTTTTGCTCTGTCGATCAATTATGGATCTCTCAAGTATactttttaagtaattattaCTTTTGTCAGTAACCTTTTATATTATCAATAGATTCTAATCAAATTCTTTATAAAGAATTGTATAAATTACTTGCattgttctttttatttgtctGTTTTTCAGGAATCGGGAGTGGAATGGCCTATTCTGAGGCGATGGGAGGTGCCCTGGGAATGGCAAACAGTTTCATTGACCTCCCTTGCTTGTGGATTAGGGTGTGTTTTGAATAGCTGTTATGATTTCATATCAAACTTGAAATAATGAAAATCAATTGAGAAGATGTCATCTGGGGACTTCTTATACAAGTTCTAATTTATTTCTATGTTACTGTTTGTGGTGTATGTTGGACCACTAATTTATTCCCAGGCAGTTTTGTGTTGACAGGTTTGACTGAAGTAATTGCTCTTCCATATCTTGGGATCCAACCTGATGTGCTAAGTTTGGATGATAAGGCAGAGATACTTTTGTTAGATCAGGGGTATGTTATTCCTTTGGTTTCTCATACCTTCATAATTCTTGAATTTGGTTGGTAAATTTTGAAACTACTTCCACTTTTATGCTTCTGATTTATTTTGGATGAGTCATTGACCTAAAGTTTTGGattactttcttatttttctcctaTTATTTGTCTTGGCAGCATAACAACTGCTGTTGTACTTGGAATCATATATAGTGTTGCCAACACTTTCCAGCCACTTCCTGAAGACTTCTTCAAATACGGTATTATCATATAACAGCCTTTCAATTATGTCTATGATATGGACAAAAAGGTTTCCAGTGTGAGCATTATTTGTGTGAGGATGAGTATAGTGCATCAAGAGCTCAATATAATATTAAGATAACTTCAACATCGATTTCAATACAAGcttgattattattttgatacatCTAGAGCTCTTTATTGACTGCACTTATAGACACTGTGCTCATGCAAAAGTTATTCCTCGATGTTTATATTAATGACAGGCATCAAACCTTAAGACTAGAAAAAGTATTACCAATTTAATGAGGTTCACTACAACCAATACATACCAGTTTGTGCCTTTATGAACATGCTATATCTCTGTATGTTGGTTTAAATCTCATTTTAATCTGATGTTTTAGTCTGCAATTGGCTTCTATTTGAAAGAGTTAGAACTTGTTATGCACTGATAATTTTCCATTCAATGTTCAAATCATTGTTACAGATTTGAGGGAACCTTTCAATCTTCAAAAGGGTTGGCTTTTGTGGGCTGGGGTTGGACTTGTTAGTGCCATAATTGCAATTGCATTGACCGGAGTTGCTGTGTCTTTCTTCAGTGGAGAAACGCCACAAAGAGAGGTTTATGctctatttttcaaattttactggCAAATGCAGATGTAATTATTAGTTTCTTTCTTTATGTAAAACTATTTTCTCCGTAGCATGGAAGGAGGCAATTTAGGATCACTGATTCTCCAATAGTCAGTATTGAACCACTGATCTTAGAATTACATCGTAGCTAACTAGAGGTGGATCAGATTAGCTATATCTTCCTCATGTACCTTAGCAGAATTAATCAGTCTTGATATTAGTATTACGTTGTGCTGTTAAAATTTGTCTATTATAACAGTGTTTAATTCTTTGTCTGGATTTTACACCATGTGGTATAACCTGCTTTCCAGACTGATGCTCTTGTTCGCTTGCTTCCATTAATTGGATCCTCAAATCTAAGGTAATTTAAGATATTCTGTTCTCTTATTTAAAATTGCAATTTCTGCTTCAGTTATGCTTTGATAACTTCCAGTAAAGTGAGCCAAATTGTAGTTACAGAGAGCTATCTAAATCCACAACATTGTGGTGAAATTGTGGTTGTGGACTGGAATTCTATCAATGAAAGAAATTTTTCAACGGTTTCTTTTCAAGATTCTGTATCCCAGATTCTCAAGAAAGTGTTTGATTGTGTTTCTTTTCATTGTAGTACTGCCTGCTTGGTGGGTATCACAGGTGTTCTTGCTCCACTCCTTGAGGAGACTGTGTTTAGAGGATTTTTTATGACTTCTCTGACTAAGTGGTATTGGTTGCCTTCATatcttttcctttccatttgAGACCTGTTGTTTTTTGttgattaagttttttttttccctttttaatTTTACCGTTCTTTCATTTCCATACACCATAATAAGTCATGTCAAAGAAACTACAGCTTGCCTTCAAAGTGGGACTTTTTCCCTTTGA encodes the following:
- the LOC114168973 gene encoding uncharacterized protein LOC114168973, with protein sequence MEYFLRGRRGEWRWRSPVGNGAVDALARWQWRRSVAASALLQQCESLHGRGRGTNPGAKGKRDSSVGSGINGSEESGVEWRILRRWEVPWDWQTVSLTSLACVIGFLSTGVMDAIHRFKPDVLSLNVEAVMLLLDIGITTAVILGIIYSVADTFQPLPEDFFKYDLREPFNLQKGWLLWAGVGLVSAFIANVLTRVAVSIFSGGPPKGQTDALVILAPLVGSSNLGTACRLVVSCVLIPLLEETVFRGFLMTSLTKWVPTPVAVVIISSLFALAHLRPAQFPHIFVIGSVLGFSYAQTRNLLTPITIHAFWNLLVIYVTFFSRKLDGNILSLTWM
- the LOC114168816 gene encoding uncharacterized protein LOC114168816; translation: MLSNSMFIASSVFSPSPSTLFGSHKICSSFKTISKQSHAFLHRNPFFLPQLNLGSKRALSSVCFSNAGDKESGVEWPILRRWEVPWEWQTVSLTSLACGLGFVLTGLTEVIALPYLGIQPDVLSLDDKAEILLLDQGITTAVVLGIIYSVANTFQPLPEDFFKYDLREPFNLQKGWLLWAGVGLVSAIIAIALTGVAVSFFSGETPQRETDALVRLLPLIGSSNLSTACLVGITGVLAPLLEETVFRGFFMTSLTKWVPTPVAVVISASVFALAHLTPGEFPQLFVLGTALGFSYAQTHNLLTPITIHAFWNSGVILFLTFLQLQGYDIRELLQAT